From the Bacillus sp. SM2101 genome, one window contains:
- a CDS encoding YtpI family protein translates to MPVFVIFIVLSISFYLFYKIKYFRTKRPIERQWISAKSSMALGTFVLLFAINQLILFPTTITFIVGTILILFGGGSIWAGYRAYKYFLPLAIKEAEELK, encoded by the coding sequence ATGCCTGTATTCGTTATATTTATCGTTTTATCTATTTCATTTTATTTATTTTATAAAATAAAATACTTCAGAACAAAAAGGCCGATTGAACGTCAGTGGATATCTGCTAAATCTAGTATGGCACTTGGTACCTTCGTTTTATTATTTGCAATTAACCAGCTAATATTATTCCCAACAACGATTACATTCATTGTTGGAACGATATTGATATTGTTTGGTGGAGGTAGTATTTGGGCAGGGTATCGAGCGTATAAATATTTTTTACCACTAGCGATTAAAGAAGCTGAAGAACTTAAATAA